The proteins below come from a single Asanoa ferruginea genomic window:
- a CDS encoding LysR family transcriptional regulator, whose protein sequence is MLDDLDLRKLRYFVAVAEELNFIRAADRLHIAQPVLTRQIKALEKELGVELFARSTRGTELTPAGAGFVDDARAILRSAAAVQRRVRQAARGGSRLTVGFMPGILPTDLVRALRERIPDLAVEVVRTSWDDQVEMILDGRVDASFVRFPIDPSGLTVIPLYTESRVVVLSATHPLAARETVSILDLGPLDLLQDPAAVPEWRDSRSGSRERPRARTVEEKLEMVAGERGVVILPESTARFYTRPDVTHRLVADLPPHQVALAFEAGRNSVELRVMAQIAREQHPEPARRGMSWI, encoded by the coding sequence ATGCTGGACGATCTTGATCTGCGGAAACTGCGCTACTTCGTCGCGGTCGCGGAGGAGCTCAACTTCATCCGCGCGGCCGACCGGCTGCACATCGCCCAGCCCGTGCTGACCCGGCAGATCAAGGCGCTCGAGAAGGAACTCGGCGTCGAGTTGTTCGCGCGATCCACCCGCGGCACGGAGTTGACGCCGGCCGGGGCGGGCTTCGTCGACGATGCCCGGGCGATCCTCCGTTCGGCGGCCGCTGTGCAGCGCCGGGTGCGGCAGGCCGCCCGCGGCGGCTCGCGGCTGACCGTCGGGTTCATGCCGGGCATCCTGCCGACCGACCTGGTGCGGGCACTGCGCGAGCGGATCCCTGACCTGGCGGTCGAGGTCGTCCGGACGTCCTGGGACGACCAGGTGGAGATGATCCTCGACGGGCGGGTCGACGCGAGCTTCGTGCGATTTCCCATCGATCCCAGCGGTCTCACGGTGATCCCGCTCTACACCGAGTCACGCGTCGTCGTGCTCTCGGCCACGCATCCGCTCGCCGCGCGGGAGACCGTGAGCATTCTCGACCTCGGCCCGCTCGACCTGCTCCAGGATCCCGCCGCCGTCCCCGAGTGGCGGGACTCCCGGTCTGGCAGCCGCGAACGTCCGCGCGCGCGTACGGTCGAAGAAAAGCTCGAGATGGTCGCCGGCGAGCGCGGCGTCGTGATCCTGCCGGAGTCGACGGCCCGGTTCTACACCCGGCCCGACGTGACCCACCGGCTCGTCGCCGACCTGCCCCCGCACCAGGTCGCCCTCGCCTTCGAGGCCGGCCGGAACTCGGTCGAGTTGCGGGTGATGGC